From a region of the Chrysemys picta bellii isolate R12L10 chromosome 7, ASM1138683v2, whole genome shotgun sequence genome:
- the TIMP4 gene encoding metalloproteinase inhibitor 4 isoform X2, which produces MIRYEIKQIKMFKGFEKLNDVQYVYTPFDSSLCGVKLEANNKKQYLLTGQILNDGKVLIHLCNYIEPWDDLSLSQKKSLNQRYQMGCGCKITTCYMVPCSITTPNECLWTDWLIERKLYGHQAKHYACIKRSDGTCSWYRGGPPPEKVFTDISEP; this is translated from the exons ATGATCCGGTATGAAATCAAACAAATAAAG atgTTTAAGGGGTTTGAAAAACTGAACGATGTTCAGTATGTCTATACTCCTTTTGATTCATCTCTCTGTGGAGTGAAACTAGAAGCTAACAACAAGAAACAATATCTCCTCACAG GCCAAATATTAAATGATGGTAAAGTTCTCATCCATTTATGCAATTACATTGAACCGTGGGATGATCTATCCTTGTCTCAAAAGAAGAGTCTTAACCAGAGGTACCAAATGGGCTGTGGCTGCAAA ATTACTACCTGCTACATGGTGCCCTGCTCAATCACTACACCAAACGAGTGTCTCTGGACAGACTGGCTGATAGAAAGGAAGCTGTATGGGCACCAGGCCAAGCATTATGCCTGTATCAAGCGAAGTGATGGCACTTGCAGCTGGTACCGAGGTGGCCCCCCGCCAGAGAAAGTGTTTACTGACATCAGCGAACCTTAA